The proteins below come from a single Halobacillus salinarum genomic window:
- a CDS encoding FUSC family protein, whose protein sequence is MITIRHLHRNNYWLSRFLAADPGRKRLNQAGKATISLISAIFTTLLILHGSGQSLFTPAIVSGMAGLMGIMVVMDDTKQKKQLTTVLLAVSASLGITAGSLLSSNAILIGTVMVAVIFCAFYFSKYGSRYFSLGMIGFMTLYFSSILKLSPVQLPWFYLGVAIGICYAFLYNFVIFKDSAQILKGSMRSFHIQANLTFQILISLMEDPKTSKKRLKSLKKNNAKLGEYARNVSVDLSDQDVRQVWPGLSTSQLRLYVFDTAMLMETLTDSVQQLKKAEALEAEELKKLLIWVVKSLRDAEVLAQNYKEQHLQEAEKAVQALRLDLAERLHQAETASKGWLYLIRRIESIANHVIEGAASIQTSLHLKRTPKEDQEDEKEAEETDSKEEKGLKPTTKKAIQALIAGGIAIVVGYLISPAQPYWVVLTTFIVQLGTDSVGRTYVKGLQRSLGTVIGAVIGFFLAQFVSGHSVLEIGLLFVEVFFAFYLFSVSYTLMSMFITMLIAFMYDLLLGGISLSLLGARVLDTIAGAAIALGVSAFILPKRTRDKVDDALVDYIDELSPYIRDYVKRFHEPVNVKKLADRAFTLDQNLQVIKDEAQSLLQRPGMFSQSSISRWITIFTAMNYYAKHLVASSYQKEFDYPGELIEVFRDIEEKTSHNLEHLKRLIRGKAHAPKHYSLKKEREAIERLAPGRHQSKGDLIHHLYYIWRINQSIVLLGKELGGTNTDH, encoded by the coding sequence TTGATAACCATTAGACACCTTCATAGAAATAATTACTGGCTGTCGAGATTTCTTGCTGCTGATCCTGGCCGAAAACGATTAAATCAAGCGGGCAAAGCAACAATCAGTCTTATTTCAGCCATATTTACAACTCTTTTGATTTTGCATGGAAGTGGACAATCTCTTTTTACACCAGCCATAGTATCCGGTATGGCAGGATTAATGGGCATCATGGTTGTGATGGATGATACAAAGCAAAAGAAACAACTGACAACAGTTCTGCTAGCCGTCTCCGCTTCATTGGGGATTACCGCAGGTTCATTACTGTCAAGCAACGCTATTTTGATAGGTACCGTAATGGTAGCGGTAATATTCTGCGCCTTTTATTTTTCTAAGTATGGAAGCCGATATTTTTCACTTGGCATGATTGGATTTATGACTCTTTATTTTTCTTCCATTCTTAAGCTCTCCCCCGTCCAGCTGCCGTGGTTTTATCTGGGCGTGGCGATAGGGATCTGCTATGCCTTCTTATATAACTTTGTTATTTTCAAGGATTCAGCGCAAATATTAAAAGGCAGCATGCGTTCCTTTCACATTCAGGCAAACCTGACTTTTCAAATCCTCATCTCCTTAATGGAAGATCCTAAGACGAGCAAAAAGCGTTTGAAAAGTTTGAAGAAAAACAATGCCAAACTAGGTGAATACGCCCGGAATGTATCTGTGGATTTAAGCGATCAAGATGTGCGGCAGGTGTGGCCCGGACTCAGCACTTCTCAACTGCGTCTGTACGTGTTTGATACTGCAATGCTGATGGAGACGCTCACCGATTCAGTACAGCAATTAAAAAAAGCGGAGGCATTGGAAGCGGAAGAATTAAAAAAACTGCTGATTTGGGTCGTAAAGTCATTAAGAGACGCGGAAGTTCTTGCTCAAAATTATAAAGAACAGCACTTACAGGAAGCAGAAAAAGCGGTGCAAGCGTTGCGTCTGGATTTAGCTGAACGACTTCATCAAGCGGAAACTGCTTCTAAAGGATGGCTCTATTTAATTAGGAGAATTGAGTCCATTGCCAACCACGTAATCGAAGGAGCGGCTTCCATTCAAACCTCTTTACACTTAAAGAGAACGCCAAAAGAAGATCAAGAGGATGAAAAGGAAGCGGAAGAAACAGACTCGAAAGAAGAGAAGGGACTCAAGCCCACTACAAAAAAAGCGATTCAAGCATTAATCGCTGGCGGAATTGCCATTGTGGTAGGGTATTTAATTTCTCCTGCTCAGCCTTACTGGGTTGTACTGACTACATTTATTGTGCAGTTAGGTACGGACTCCGTTGGAAGAACATATGTGAAAGGACTGCAGCGCTCCTTGGGCACAGTAATCGGAGCTGTTATTGGCTTTTTCCTGGCCCAGTTCGTCTCCGGACATTCTGTGCTTGAAATTGGCTTACTATTTGTAGAGGTGTTTTTTGCCTTTTATCTATTTTCTGTATCCTATACATTAATGAGTATGTTCATCACGATGCTGATTGCCTTTATGTATGATTTGCTGCTCGGAGGAATCAGCCTGTCTCTCCTCGGAGCCCGCGTGCTCGACACTATTGCAGGAGCTGCCATAGCCTTAGGTGTATCTGCATTCATTTTACCCAAGCGCACAAGAGACAAAGTCGATGATGCACTGGTGGATTACATTGATGAACTGTCACCCTACATCCGGGATTATGTCAAACGTTTTCACGAGCCGGTAAATGTTAAAAAGCTTGCAGATCGTGCCTTTACACTCGACCAGAACCTGCAGGTCATTAAGGATGAAGCACAGTCCCTTCTCCAGCGCCCCGGTATGTTCAGCCAGTCAAGCATATCAAGATGGATCACCATTTTTACGGCGATGAACTACTATGCGAAGCATCTCGTAGCCTCTTCCTACCAAAAAGAATTTGATTATCCCGGCGAGTTAATCGAAGTATTCCGAGACATTGAAGAAAAAACGAGTCATAATCTAGAGCATTTAAAACGTTTGATCAGAGGAAAAGCCCACGCTCCAAAGCACTATTCCTTAAAAAAAGAACGGGAAGCCATTGAACGTCTGGCACCAGGACGACACCAGTCTAAAGGTGATTTAATTCATCATCTCTACTATATTTGGCGTATCAACCAGTCCATAGTTCTGCTTGGAAAAGAGCTTGGGGGCACAAATACCGATCATTAA
- a CDS encoding TetR/AcrR family transcriptional regulator yields the protein MPKGFKQEEKQHIQQALLAEGRELFCQFGLQKTSIQDITKKVGIAAGTFYKFFQSKEELYFDILANEEEEVKNFLNNLDVTNSSNPKSVIKQHLLTTIEMVEKNPLMRQIYLGDNMNALSRKIPEEKLANHLKEDNQASSVLITNWKQQGVIIKYEPELVTGLFRSLFMLTLHKKEIGEDIYRATIELHVDLLVEGLIEEEVK from the coding sequence ATGCCTAAAGGATTTAAACAAGAAGAAAAGCAGCACATCCAGCAAGCGCTTTTGGCAGAAGGCCGTGAGCTTTTCTGTCAGTTTGGTCTTCAAAAAACGAGCATCCAGGATATTACGAAAAAAGTCGGAATAGCTGCTGGTACATTTTATAAATTTTTCCAATCGAAAGAAGAGCTCTACTTTGATATTCTCGCGAACGAAGAAGAAGAAGTGAAGAACTTTTTGAACAATTTAGACGTCACCAATAGCAGCAATCCAAAATCTGTGATTAAACAGCATCTCCTGACGACTATCGAAATGGTGGAAAAGAATCCTTTAATGCGTCAAATATATCTAGGAGACAATATGAATGCTCTATCCAGAAAAATTCCTGAAGAAAAATTAGCCAACCATTTAAAGGAGGATAACCAAGCTTCTTCCGTCCTTATTACCAATTGGAAGCAACAAGGCGTAATTATTAAATATGAACCTGAACTTGTAACAGGGTTGTTCCGGTCATTATTCATGCTTACCTTACACAAAAAAGAGATCGGTGAAGATATCTACCGGGCAACGATTGAGCTCCATGTCGACTTGCTGGTGGAAGGGTTAATAGAAGAGGAAGTGAAATGA
- a CDS encoding ABC transporter ATP-binding protein, which translates to MGYAIQTNQLTKSYNGLKAVDQVSISIKKGTIYGFLGLNGAGKTTMIRMLLGMIKPSEGSCYIDGKQVVQANPSIWEKVGYMVETPRAYPELTVKENLEIFRRLRLVENKQAVHNVCEQLKLTAYVNKKAKHLSLGNAQRLGIAKALLHQPEILILDEPVNGLDPAGIVEVRELLLDLAENHGITIFISSHLLSEISKTVSQIGIIHEGKLVDEVKAKQLNRLLKERLVIHTRHNAAAGRLLSESGYSWQQNKEGLIESYQPEAIKKPENIARLLTEHQLPPVRLTVEEEDLEAYFLRVITGKGVEQLHGIL; encoded by the coding sequence ATGGGATATGCAATTCAAACGAATCAACTAACCAAATCCTATAATGGGTTAAAGGCCGTTGATCAAGTGTCCATCAGCATTAAAAAAGGAACCATTTACGGCTTTTTAGGATTAAACGGTGCCGGAAAAACGACCATGATCCGCATGCTTTTGGGGATGATTAAACCTAGCGAGGGCAGCTGCTATATTGACGGTAAACAAGTAGTTCAAGCGAATCCTTCCATTTGGGAAAAAGTCGGATATATGGTTGAAACTCCTCGTGCGTATCCGGAATTGACGGTGAAAGAAAACCTTGAAATATTCCGCCGTCTGAGACTGGTCGAAAATAAACAAGCCGTCCATAACGTTTGTGAACAATTAAAATTAACGGCTTATGTCAATAAAAAAGCGAAGCATCTTTCCCTGGGGAATGCCCAGCGGTTAGGGATAGCGAAAGCTTTGCTGCACCAGCCGGAAATACTTATTTTAGACGAACCCGTCAACGGACTGGACCCGGCAGGGATTGTTGAAGTTCGTGAATTACTTCTTGATCTAGCTGAGAATCATGGCATTACCATTTTCATATCCAGTCATTTGTTAAGCGAGATTTCAAAAACAGTCAGCCAAATCGGAATCATCCACGAAGGAAAGTTAGTGGATGAAGTCAAAGCAAAGCAGTTGAACCGTCTGCTTAAAGAGCGGCTTGTGATCCATACTCGTCATAATGCAGCTGCCGGACGCCTTCTCAGTGAATCGGGGTACTCCTGGCAGCAAAATAAAGAAGGGCTCATAGAATCCTATCAGCCCGAAGCTATTAAAAAGCCGGAAAACATCGCCCGCCTGCTGACCGAACATCAACTTCCGCCCGTTCGATTAACTGTAGAAGAAGAAGATTTGGAAGCCTATTTTCTAAGAGTGATTACAGGGAAAGGAGTGGAACAGCTCCATGGAATATTATAA
- a CDS encoding ABC transporter permease, whose translation MEYYKAALTTELLKIIKSKMIWITLAALTLGPLMSAFFMFVLKNPDLAESSGLLGAKAEIAGEANWPSLLSMLAQIIAVGGVIVFGFITSWAFGREYTDETIKDLIALPFPRWVIIVAKFTAVFITCIVFSIYVFALGILLGSLIQLPGLNQAVMAHGLYQYALTALFTIALSTPVAFFASYGRGYLAPLGFIIIMVLLSQIIGAIGYGDYFPWAIPALFSGMTGVESPLKVSSTLIILSTCLIGLYATFSWWKNADQH comes from the coding sequence ATGGAATATTATAAAGCAGCACTTACAACTGAGCTTCTGAAAATCATAAAATCAAAAATGATTTGGATTACGTTAGCCGCTCTTACTCTCGGTCCTCTCATGAGTGCATTTTTCATGTTTGTCTTAAAAAATCCTGATCTTGCTGAGAGCTCAGGGCTCTTAGGGGCCAAAGCAGAAATTGCAGGAGAAGCCAACTGGCCCTCACTCTTAAGCATGCTGGCCCAAATCATTGCCGTCGGTGGGGTAATCGTTTTTGGGTTTATCACAAGCTGGGCGTTCGGCCGAGAATATACGGATGAAACAATTAAAGACCTCATCGCCCTGCCTTTTCCCCGCTGGGTCATTATTGTGGCAAAATTTACGGCAGTGTTCATCACTTGTATCGTCTTCTCTATTTATGTATTTGCATTAGGTATACTGCTAGGTTCGCTCATTCAACTGCCTGGTTTGAATCAGGCAGTCATGGCTCATGGACTCTACCAATATGCGCTCACAGCTCTTTTTACGATTGCACTCAGCACCCCAGTCGCGTTTTTTGCCAGTTACGGCCGGGGCTACCTCGCTCCTCTCGGTTTTATCATTATTATGGTATTACTGTCGCAGATTATCGGGGCTATTGGATACGGAGATTATTTCCCTTGGGCTATTCCCGCCTTATTTTCAGGTATGACCGGTGTAGAAAGCCCTTTGAAAGTAAGCAGCACCTTGATTATTCTGTCCACCTGCCTCATAGGACTTTATGCCACTTTTTCCTGGTGGAAAAATGCGGATCAGCATTGA
- a CDS encoding DoxX family protein has product MFVQFLRDNKVVAGVLAVLRIYLGYEWITGGLHKIRDGFDATGFLQGAIANTGGEHPAVQGWWGTFLEHVALPNAGLFTFLVMWGELLVGIALILGIFTNFAALMGIIMNFAFLFSGTVSTNGQMILLTVFLLVAGYNAGRYGLDRWVLPFVKNYTHRHIHHRKIQAV; this is encoded by the coding sequence ATGTTTGTTCAATTTTTGAGAGACAACAAAGTAGTTGCTGGGGTGCTTGCCGTCCTACGAATTTATTTAGGCTATGAATGGATTACTGGGGGACTTCACAAAATCAGAGATGGATTTGATGCTACTGGATTTCTTCAAGGGGCAATCGCTAATACAGGAGGGGAACACCCAGCTGTCCAAGGCTGGTGGGGAACGTTTCTTGAACATGTAGCTCTTCCAAATGCCGGTTTATTTACCTTTTTAGTCATGTGGGGTGAACTTCTTGTTGGTATCGCTTTAATTCTAGGTATCTTTACTAACTTCGCTGCACTTATGGGAATTATCATGAATTTTGCTTTCTTATTCAGCGGTACTGTAAGCACGAACGGTCAAATGATTCTGCTCACTGTGTTTCTCCTAGTTGCTGGTTACAATGCCGGCCGTTATGGACTTGATCGCTGGGTCTTGCCATTTGTTAAAAACTATACACATCGACACATTCATCACCGGAAAATTCAGGCTGTATAA
- a CDS encoding ROK family transcriptional regulator: MSTQIRGSFHWMKSLNKSIILNKIRMDGPISRADIAKQTKLTPPTVSSIVKELIESKLVIESNQGESSGGRKPTMLMINASNFFVIGLDIGPKWLRAVIADLNGKSYDSAIHHIPASITEQLLIELTTDTIESIFSAHPESQEKVIGIGIGMHGVVDADAGIATYAPSLDLRNIPFKEVLEKKFNLIVKVENDARALSLGEAWFGKGSNSEHVITVNVGRGIGAGIVIDNKLFRGKHQIAGEIGHMTIDLSGPLCDCGNYGCLQTLAAGPALVKRAVKSMSMHPESSLHSFKEEDITGKVIYEEAVKGDAFCKEIFEETGVYLGTGLTNVIHTLNPERIVIGGGLANAGDLLLDPIKATITRKALTKEAKETEIVFSNLGKFGTALGAVSLLLVEMFAKAE; encoded by the coding sequence ATGAGTACACAAATCCGAGGAAGCTTTCATTGGATGAAATCTTTAAACAAATCCATTATTTTAAATAAGATTAGAATGGACGGCCCTATCAGCCGTGCAGATATTGCTAAGCAGACTAAGCTTACCCCTCCTACCGTGAGCAGTATCGTGAAAGAATTAATAGAAAGTAAACTTGTTATAGAAAGCAATCAAGGCGAATCAAGTGGTGGACGCAAACCAACGATGCTGATGATCAATGCATCCAATTTTTTTGTCATTGGTCTTGATATCGGCCCTAAATGGCTAAGGGCTGTGATAGCCGATTTGAATGGAAAATCCTATGATTCTGCGATCCATCACATTCCAGCCTCCATTACCGAACAATTACTAATTGAACTGACTACAGATACCATCGAATCGATTTTTTCAGCTCATCCAGAAAGCCAGGAGAAAGTCATTGGCATCGGCATCGGCATGCACGGTGTAGTTGATGCTGATGCCGGAATTGCCACATACGCACCTTCCCTGGACTTACGGAATATCCCCTTTAAAGAAGTGCTGGAAAAAAAGTTCAATCTGATTGTTAAAGTGGAGAACGATGCTCGTGCTTTGTCGCTTGGAGAAGCCTGGTTTGGAAAAGGAAGCAATTCGGAACACGTGATTACTGTGAATGTTGGCAGAGGAATTGGCGCTGGAATCGTCATCGATAACAAGCTGTTTCGAGGCAAACACCAAATTGCAGGGGAAATTGGACATATGACCATTGATTTGTCCGGACCCCTTTGCGATTGTGGGAATTACGGCTGTCTACAGACGCTTGCTGCAGGGCCGGCATTAGTAAAAAGAGCCGTAAAATCTATGTCCATGCACCCTGAATCCTCTCTTCATTCTTTTAAGGAGGAGGACATAACAGGAAAAGTGATTTATGAAGAAGCGGTTAAAGGAGATGCATTTTGCAAAGAAATCTTTGAAGAAACAGGGGTTTATTTAGGAACAGGCTTGACGAATGTGATTCACACATTGAACCCTGAACGTATCGTGATTGGCGGCGGTCTGGCAAATGCAGGCGACCTGCTTCTCGATCCAATTAAAGCCACGATCACAAGAAAAGCTCTAACAAAAGAAGCCAAAGAAACAGAGATTGTTTTCTCAAATCTAGGTAAATTTGGAACAGCTCTAGGTGCTGTTTCCTTACTGCTCGTGGAAATGTTTGCAAAAGCAGAATAA
- a CDS encoding class I SAM-dependent methyltransferase, with protein sequence MKQERLIEKFDRQADKYERRRRKETKNHWRRKIFTSARGKTLEAAVGAGMNFAFLPADIDYTGVDFSREMLKRAEAAAGNYPFTSQFILSDVEALQVPEDSFDTIISSGTLCAYPEPGIILNLFQQWCRPEGQVLLMEHGLFDSASLAFLQKIVDPVAHSWLGCHQDRNILELVSNSKLKIVRQEKGFHGALNLIWAKP encoded by the coding sequence ATGAAACAAGAGCGGCTGATAGAAAAATTTGATCGTCAGGCAGATAAGTATGAGCGCAGACGAAGGAAGGAAACGAAAAACCACTGGAGGAGAAAAATTTTTACTTCAGCCAGGGGGAAAACTCTGGAAGCAGCCGTCGGGGCAGGGATGAACTTTGCCTTTTTACCTGCCGACATTGATTACACAGGCGTCGATTTCAGTCGCGAGATGTTGAAAAGAGCAGAAGCTGCTGCTGGGAACTATCCTTTTACTTCCCAATTTATTCTTTCTGATGTTGAAGCGCTTCAAGTACCAGAAGACTCCTTTGATACCATCATCTCCTCGGGTACATTGTGTGCTTACCCTGAACCAGGGATAATACTAAATTTGTTTCAACAATGGTGTCGACCTGAGGGGCAGGTTTTATTAATGGAGCACGGGTTGTTTGATTCCGCTTCTTTAGCCTTCCTTCAGAAAATCGTTGATCCCGTGGCCCATTCATGGCTCGGTTGTCATCAAGACAGAAACATTCTAGAGCTAGTTTCTAACTCGAAACTGAAAATTGTCCGCCAGGAAAAAGGCTTTCACGGGGCATTGAACCTAATCTGGGCGAAACCGTAA
- a CDS encoding TetR/AcrR family transcriptional regulator, whose protein sequence is MAPKVSREYLENRRADILAAARDVFIEHGYEKTTMAHVMEAAKISRGGLYQYFSNKEELYEAILEERLAEVVEETEKLLENEVSSYWDLLMQRLFGDCMKPDDRMDPLIPSTLEFFITGRSEERRREYGRKRYAYGVKLYAGVIQAGQQHGEFSKQYDGELLARSIIAFTDGLALDHAILDDKKELQLKQQSQLIVDFLQGALKVDYDS, encoded by the coding sequence ATGGCGCCGAAGGTAAGCAGAGAGTACCTGGAGAACCGGCGGGCTGATATTTTAGCTGCCGCCAGGGACGTATTTATCGAACATGGCTATGAAAAAACAACGATGGCTCATGTGATGGAAGCAGCGAAAATCAGCAGAGGCGGACTCTACCAATATTTTTCAAATAAGGAAGAATTATATGAAGCGATTTTAGAAGAGAGACTTGCTGAAGTGGTGGAAGAAACTGAGAAACTATTAGAAAATGAGGTTTCTTCTTATTGGGATCTACTCATGCAACGGTTATTTGGGGACTGCATGAAGCCGGATGATCGAATGGACCCGCTCATACCGAGCACGCTGGAATTTTTTATTACAGGAAGAAGTGAGGAGCGGAGAAGGGAGTATGGACGAAAACGTTATGCTTATGGGGTCAAATTATATGCTGGCGTAATTCAAGCCGGCCAGCAGCACGGAGAATTCAGTAAGCAGTATGACGGGGAGTTGTTGGCACGTTCCATTATTGCCTTCACAGATGGATTGGCTCTTGACCATGCTATTCTTGATGATAAAAAGGAACTCCAATTAAAACAGCAGTCACAGCTGATCGTAGATTTCTTACAAGGAGCGCTTAAAGTGGATTATGATTCATAG